The Methylomicrobium lacus LW14 genome window below encodes:
- a CDS encoding CHAD domain-containing protein, with the protein MMDLRYELPVGLAVDKLMESLGRFADVQLVLQEYCLRTYYDSFDWRLYQNGILCEFNRSKTTSDLVLKNLQNGRMFATLETSEAPSRNSRFKAGKVRTTLESYLEQRALLPVCTLEYEAYHLLLRNQDQQIILRLLLEDYDLLNGQLSFQTVRGFLKTAEQIATALTEELGIRVLDRPVLELALGLEGRKPNDYSSKLKIVLDPVMRSDLAGKLIFSTLLKTIKANEQGVIADLDAEFLHDFRVAVRRTRTGLSQLKGVLPSDVNSYFTDFFSWLGQVTTPTRDLDVYLAKFETYKQQLPADLHADLEPFLTLLQDKKLKNQQDLADKLRSPKFRKALVEWEQCLKSQAYPKLAKMSHMDIKTLADRRIWKTYRRILEEGGAITIHSAPGDLHELRKTCKKLRYLIEFFQSLYPKLQIKKLITQLKGLQDVLGDFQDFEVQMDFIDQCAKDTENALPSPTINALDELIRQLAAQKARARKHYQPAFEEFAMAKSHALFKSLFATHR; encoded by the coding sequence ATGATGGACTTACGATACGAACTACCCGTGGGCCTGGCCGTCGATAAACTGATGGAGTCTCTCGGCAGGTTTGCCGACGTGCAGTTGGTTTTGCAGGAATATTGCCTGCGCACCTATTATGACAGCTTTGACTGGCGCCTGTACCAGAACGGCATTTTGTGCGAATTTAACCGTTCCAAAACAACTTCCGATCTGGTGTTGAAAAATTTGCAGAACGGCCGGATGTTTGCGACGCTGGAAACCTCCGAAGCGCCTTCGCGAAATAGCCGCTTCAAAGCGGGCAAGGTGCGCACCACGCTGGAATCGTATCTGGAACAGCGCGCGCTGTTGCCGGTTTGCACGCTCGAATACGAAGCCTATCATTTATTATTGCGCAATCAAGATCAGCAGATCATCCTGCGACTGTTGCTCGAAGACTATGACCTGTTGAACGGCCAGCTGTCGTTTCAGACGGTCAGAGGCTTTCTGAAAACCGCGGAACAGATCGCCACGGCCCTGACCGAGGAACTCGGCATCAGGGTGCTCGATCGTCCGGTGCTGGAACTGGCGCTGGGCCTGGAAGGGCGCAAGCCGAACGATTACTCGTCCAAACTCAAAATCGTTCTCGATCCGGTCATGCGCTCCGATCTGGCCGGCAAACTGATCTTCAGCACCTTGCTGAAAACGATCAAGGCGAACGAGCAGGGCGTGATTGCCGATCTGGATGCCGAGTTCCTGCACGATTTTAGGGTCGCGGTGCGCCGTACCCGTACCGGCCTCAGCCAGCTCAAGGGCGTGCTGCCGAGCGATGTAAACTCTTATTTTACGGACTTTTTCTCCTGGCTGGGGCAAGTCACCACGCCGACACGCGATCTCGATGTTTACCTGGCTAAATTCGAAACCTACAAACAGCAGCTGCCTGCGGATTTACATGCCGATCTCGAGCCGTTTTTGACTTTGTTGCAGGACAAGAAGCTGAAAAACCAGCAGGATCTGGCCGACAAGTTGCGATCCCCGAAATTCCGGAAAGCATTGGTCGAATGGGAGCAATGCCTGAAAAGCCAGGCCTATCCGAAATTGGCGAAAATGAGCCACATGGATATCAAAACGCTGGCCGACCGCCGGATTTGGAAGACCTACCGCCGCATCCTGGAGGAAGGCGGCGCGATTACGATCCATTCGGCGCCAGGGGATTTGCACGAACTGCGCAAGACCTGTAAAAAATTGCGCTATCTGATCGAGTTTTTCCAGAGCCTATACCCCAAGCTGCAAATCAAAAAGCTGATCACGCAGCTCAAAGGGCTGCAGGATGTGCTCGGCGACTTTCAGGATTTCGAAGTGCAGATGGACTTTATCGATCAATGCGCCAAGGATACAGAGAACGCGCTGCCTTCGCCGACCATCAATGCCCTGGACGAGTTGATCCGCCAACTGGCGGCGCAAAAAGCGCGCGCTCGCAAGCATTACCAGCCGGCCTTCGAAGAGTTCGCGATGGCGAAGAGTCATGCCTTGTTCAAGTCGTTGTTTGCGACGCATCGTTAG
- a CDS encoding SixA phosphatase family protein: protein MRELWLLRHGKSDREAACADIDRPLKPRGRRAAQHLGEWLHEHHSRLDLVITSPARRALNTAQLVSDALGLHDQPTQEPRLYFQGIDAIKQVLAECPATTKHILLVGHNPDFEELLTDLIGEDNLPDAEKLLPTAALARLEMPKDWNELETNCAKLIDILYPKTLPE from the coding sequence ATGAGAGAATTATGGTTACTGCGTCATGGCAAATCGGACCGCGAGGCGGCATGCGCCGATATTGACCGCCCGTTGAAACCCCGCGGCAGACGCGCTGCACAACACCTTGGCGAGTGGTTGCACGAGCATCACTCGCGTCTGGATTTGGTCATCACCTCGCCTGCCCGCCGCGCGCTGAACACCGCGCAACTGGTCTCCGACGCGCTCGGTTTGCATGATCAGCCGACACAGGAGCCCCGCCTCTACTTCCAAGGCATTGACGCCATCAAACAAGTGCTGGCCGAATGTCCGGCCACGACAAAGCACATCCTGTTGGTCGGACACAATCCGGACTTCGAAGAACTCTTGACTGATCTGATCGGCGAAGACAATCTGCCCGATGCCGAAAAACTACTGCCGACAGCGGCCCTGGCAAGACTCGAAATGCCCAAGGACTGGAATGAACTGGAAACGAATTGCGCCAAGCTGATCGATATTCTTTATCCGAAGACATTGCCGGAATAA
- a CDS encoding BRO-N domain-containing protein, protein MQRQVEVFNYQQETLMSHDLKTLANPFQFADSDIRNATDENGEVWFCAKDVCAVLDISWPSMTLENMPENWFMVINLINIKGERDAYFINEAGLYHLIFRSNKPKAKEFANWVCETVLPEIRKTGFFGAIEIKDKINVAKQIDVLSLQIIKTKNAFRRKLLQDQLRRLCNIVNQPIPPTDWIALEHDQVDLFAANGGAA, encoded by the coding sequence ATGCAACGTCAAGTGGAGGTCTTCAACTACCAACAGGAGACACTCATGTCACACGACTTGAAAACCCTCGCCAACCCGTTCCAGTTTGCTGATTCAGATATCCGTAACGCAACCGATGAAAACGGTGAAGTCTGGTTCTGCGCCAAAGACGTCTGCGCCGTACTCGATATTTCTTGGCCAAGCATGACCCTCGAAAACATGCCGGAAAACTGGTTTATGGTGATAAATCTCATCAACATAAAAGGCGAAAGAGACGCCTATTTCATCAACGAAGCCGGCCTCTACCACCTGATTTTCCGTTCCAATAAACCCAAGGCCAAAGAGTTCGCCAATTGGGTGTGCGAAACCGTGCTGCCAGAAATCCGCAAGACCGGGTTCTTCGGTGCGATCGAGATCAAGGATAAGATCAACGTCGCCAAGCAGATCGACGTGCTGTCGCTGCAAATCATCAAGACCAAGAATGCCTTCCGCCGCAAGCTGCTGCAGGACCAGCTCCGCCGGCTATGCAACATCGTCAATCAGCCCATTCCTCCCACCGACTGGATCGCGCTCGAGCACGACCAGGTCGATCTGTTCGCAGCGAACGGAGGTGCGGCATGA
- a CDS encoding DEAD/DEAH box helicase, with product MKYQFPEHHCLSEPVVNHLVFKAGEKPALTDAQYAALDAGVGRGESILVVSPTSTGKTQIAVWAIANGIETGCNTVYLVTHRALAKQKFDDFKSLLLDKFLDGNSSALVIATGDYVINAEGDAPTDPLSVPLLVATYEKYLALLSASGVPTDMGKTVVVCDEIQLIGDKSRGQNVEILLTMIRNAGWKQFVGLSAVLEPRDANDLASWLEVTLVTQHAREKHLRYECWSHNGITAVTSEQPENIQENLPRPAGVNLEPVSILNSLLSQKDKPVPIIVFCMKKQDMYILAERLLPQLSNGGPIQLSIVFDELPETSANTFLARTIAHRVAIHSADLVDEERHVVEQHLLDGKVDVVFATSTLAAGVNFPLGAAIFSDWKRWDSDKRAYFPIETSEFHNMAGRVGRMGFEHEQGRVIFLANSPTEMYNAKEYLNLGAMPSLESRVTPQRFNQLALQLVASGLCNSRNSLEKLICTTLSALREQDRNSTNFSRWPIQLSAAIEELLDEGLLLETSTGALSVTPVGKAIGFSGLLPETGVFLLNYVVAKVERLVQYLPKPDNPGDMYRFAYLLFCSCFSSPEFRRFNLKPATRFLPWPLDRECLFDADIFRDDLPEPVWRADIIPINAAKLSMDWVEGAEVVNLEKNLPNLSAGMLREMFRNLVWALQGFSAIITASADLSVHNSCRPKVLRNADDKIELLKKLPRVIQRLGIRVAEGLPDDALWLTSLNTPDANFRLFRHEIILLRKLGYSTPEYVVLNTPEARDARLKAFKKVKPTPHNKANWLQEACRDWKLNQRKRTAEKHLKRARSCANIALVGAYYNKKGTEFERVFEDILNVLNIQFERLDDRKKTGAPDYLVLLADSPALIIELKSKQGDNLVDYNGATEVLGASEIHGHRDTFCVTLCHPGVDPSVPLVIAACGRLSVVESHDLGEALLRICEGKLTQNQLWHWLASPGQALIADLPFREYV from the coding sequence ATGAAATACCAATTTCCAGAGCATCACTGCCTTTCGGAACCAGTTGTAAATCATCTTGTTTTCAAAGCGGGAGAAAAGCCTGCCTTAACAGATGCCCAATACGCAGCACTTGATGCAGGAGTGGGTCGTGGTGAAAGTATTCTTGTTGTTTCTCCTACATCTACAGGTAAAACTCAAATCGCAGTTTGGGCAATAGCCAATGGCATTGAGACTGGTTGCAATACGGTTTATTTAGTAACTCACAGAGCTTTAGCCAAACAAAAATTCGATGACTTCAAATCCTTATTGCTCGATAAGTTTTTAGATGGTAATAGCTCCGCTCTTGTTATCGCTACTGGCGACTATGTCATAAATGCGGAAGGCGATGCTCCGACCGACCCTCTAAGTGTGCCTCTGCTGGTTGCCACTTATGAGAAATACTTGGCATTGCTATCAGCATCAGGCGTTCCTACAGATATGGGAAAGACTGTTGTGGTATGTGACGAGATTCAGCTTATCGGTGATAAATCCAGAGGGCAAAACGTCGAGATTCTTTTGACGATGATTCGTAATGCTGGCTGGAAACAGTTTGTCGGACTCTCGGCTGTTTTAGAGCCAAGAGACGCGAACGATCTTGCAAGCTGGCTGGAGGTAACTTTAGTGACTCAACATGCCAGAGAAAAGCATTTACGTTATGAATGCTGGAGTCACAACGGAATTACTGCCGTTACATCGGAGCAACCGGAAAACATTCAAGAAAATTTGCCGCGTCCAGCAGGAGTAAATCTTGAGCCGGTATCGATATTGAATTCTCTTCTTAGCCAGAAGGATAAACCTGTGCCAATTATCGTATTCTGTATGAAAAAACAGGATATGTACATTCTCGCGGAGCGGCTTCTTCCCCAGCTCTCGAATGGCGGACCGATCCAACTATCCATCGTTTTTGACGAGCTACCTGAAACTTCCGCGAATACCTTTTTGGCTAGAACTATAGCTCACCGAGTTGCAATACATAGCGCAGACTTAGTGGACGAAGAACGTCATGTGGTAGAACAACATTTATTAGATGGCAAAGTGGATGTTGTATTCGCCACCTCCACCTTAGCTGCAGGAGTAAATTTTCCATTGGGTGCAGCTATTTTTTCAGATTGGAAGCGATGGGATAGTGATAAACGCGCTTATTTTCCGATTGAAACCTCAGAATTTCACAACATGGCAGGTCGCGTAGGACGAATGGGATTTGAACACGAACAGGGGCGTGTCATATTCTTAGCTAATAGCCCGACTGAAATGTATAACGCTAAGGAGTACCTTAATTTAGGTGCAATGCCATCGCTTGAATCGCGAGTTACGCCACAGCGATTTAATCAGCTTGCTCTTCAGCTTGTGGCATCTGGGCTGTGCAACTCAAGGAACAGTCTGGAAAAATTGATATGCACAACATTAAGCGCTTTACGGGAACAAGACAGAAATAGTACAAATTTCTCAAGATGGCCTATACAGTTATCTGCTGCCATTGAAGAATTGCTTGATGAGGGGTTGCTCCTTGAGACCAGTACAGGGGCATTATCTGTCACTCCGGTGGGCAAAGCTATCGGGTTTAGCGGATTATTGCCCGAAACGGGAGTTTTTCTGCTGAATTATGTTGTAGCTAAAGTTGAGCGGCTTGTTCAATACTTACCTAAGCCAGACAATCCTGGAGATATGTATCGTTTCGCATACTTGCTTTTCTGTTCCTGTTTTTCTTCGCCAGAATTCAGGCGATTCAATCTAAAACCGGCAACTCGCTTTTTACCATGGCCACTTGATAGAGAATGCTTATTTGATGCAGATATATTCCGTGATGACTTGCCCGAACCCGTTTGGCGCGCTGACATTATTCCGATAAATGCTGCGAAATTGAGCATGGATTGGGTCGAGGGAGCTGAAGTTGTAAACTTGGAAAAAAATCTTCCTAACTTGAGTGCGGGAATGCTAAGGGAAATGTTCCGAAATCTCGTCTGGGCTTTACAAGGATTTTCAGCAATTATCACCGCCTCAGCGGATCTATCCGTACATAATTCCTGCAGGCCCAAAGTGCTTCGTAATGCTGATGATAAAATTGAACTGCTCAAGAAGCTACCACGAGTAATCCAAAGACTTGGCATTAGGGTAGCGGAAGGATTGCCGGACGATGCTTTATGGCTAACAAGTCTAAATACGCCCGATGCTAACTTCAGACTATTCCGCCATGAAATTATCTTGCTGCGCAAGTTGGGATATTCGACCCCCGAGTATGTTGTGTTAAATACGCCAGAGGCCAGGGACGCACGACTAAAAGCCTTCAAAAAGGTGAAACCGACTCCACATAATAAAGCAAATTGGCTTCAAGAAGCCTGTCGAGACTGGAAACTAAATCAACGAAAACGCACGGCTGAAAAGCACCTAAAAAGAGCTAGAAGTTGTGCAAATATTGCATTAGTAGGAGCTTATTACAATAAGAAAGGTACCGAGTTTGAGCGAGTGTTTGAAGATATTTTGAATGTTTTAAATATCCAATTTGAAAGACTTGACGATAGAAAAAAAACCGGCGCACCCGACTATCTGGTTCTTCTCGCAGATTCACCTGCGCTTATCATTGAACTGAAATCTAAGCAAGGCGATAACCTTGTTGACTACAACGGAGCAACAGAGGTTCTTGGCGCTTCGGAAATTCACGGACACAGAGACACTTTCTGCGTCACCTTGTGCCATCCGGGTGTTGATCCAAGCGTACCGCTGGTAATTGCTGCCTGCGGCCGGTTAAGTGTTGTAGAAAGTCATGATCTTGGTGAAGCGTTGCTACGGATCTGCGAAGGCAAGCTTACTCAGAATCAGCTTTGGCATTGGTTAGCGAGCCCCGGTCAGGCATTAATTGCTGATCTGCCTTTCCGGGAGTACGTATAG
- a CDS encoding DUF5131 family protein, with the protein MATKSQIEWTEQTWNPTTGCTKISPGCKHCYAEVMASRLQAMRVRGYENGFQLSLVHERLAQPLRRKKPTLYFVNSMSDLFHEGIPDQFLDQVFSVIEQTPQHTYQILTKRADRLPAYFRNRACPSNVWLGVSVEDRQYGVPRIDYLRQVDVKTRFLSVEPLLEDLGEINLTGIHWVIVGGESGSRARPMKPEWVENVKRQADDVGAAFFFKQWGGWGVDGKKRAKKANGRMLNGQVFNEMPINF; encoded by the coding sequence ATGGCTACTAAATCACAAATAGAATGGACAGAACAAACGTGGAATCCGACGACCGGTTGCACGAAGATTTCCCCGGGCTGCAAGCACTGCTACGCTGAAGTTATGGCCAGCAGGCTGCAAGCCATGAGAGTTCGAGGCTATGAGAATGGCTTCCAATTATCGCTTGTGCATGAAAGGCTTGCACAGCCACTACGTCGCAAAAAGCCAACTCTCTATTTCGTAAACTCCATGAGCGACCTGTTTCACGAGGGCATTCCGGATCAATTCCTTGATCAGGTATTTTCAGTGATAGAGCAAACGCCACAACACACATATCAGATTCTCACTAAACGAGCAGACCGCTTACCAGCGTATTTTCGAAATCGTGCTTGCCCTAGCAATGTTTGGTTAGGAGTCTCGGTTGAGGATCGTCAATATGGTGTGCCACGCATTGATTATCTGCGGCAAGTCGATGTGAAGACTCGGTTTCTATCAGTTGAGCCTTTACTTGAGGATTTAGGCGAAATTAACTTGACAGGTATCCATTGGGTTATCGTCGGAGGAGAATCCGGATCAAGAGCACGGCCCATGAAGCCTGAATGGGTCGAAAATGTAAAGAGGCAAGCCGATGATGTAGGGGCTGCTTTTTTCTTTAAACAGTGGGGCGGATGGGGCGTTGACGGTAAAAAACGTGCTAAAAAAGCAAATGGCCGCATGCTGAATGGCCAAGTTTTTAATGAAATGCCTATTAATTTTTAA
- a CDS encoding three-Cys-motif partner protein TcmP has product MAKKHYEWDPNSPADIDQHSLAKHEILRAYLVNYVQTLISTPYQEELKLTLVDGFSGGGIYKHSATNQLVYGSPIVMLEAIKEAEFLINKERRKKINLKVDYFFVDSDKSACSCLKKVLIDKGYGSLIDKSIFINQATFDSQTCSIIEFVSKKSIRAKRAIFLLDQYGYSDVPTNHIRKILRSLPGAEVIFNFNVDAFLTYASDKALTQNLLDKIGIPNALRGRSINDIKQSEKDWRLFIQSCLYPELVKNCGARYFTPFFIRSSNGHGDYWLVHLSQHHRARDVMTQIHWQKNNYFIHYGDPGLDMFQMLGYLPERDSTYTGQMELGFCFDDPAQEASIDALSHEIPHLVYARDEGISFGELFATTCNYSPASAEIYRGAIGHLIELKEVEVISQNGARRKSPNTIHDKDQIIAPRQRLIFEFSD; this is encoded by the coding sequence ATGGCGAAAAAACACTATGAATGGGACCCAAATTCACCCGCTGATATAGATCAACATAGCCTAGCAAAGCACGAAATTCTCAGAGCATACTTAGTCAATTATGTACAAACCTTAATTTCCACGCCTTATCAGGAAGAGCTAAAGTTAACTTTAGTTGATGGCTTTTCAGGAGGCGGTATTTATAAACATAGTGCGACAAACCAGCTTGTTTATGGCTCGCCCATTGTTATGTTGGAGGCGATTAAAGAAGCTGAATTCTTAATCAATAAGGAACGCCGTAAAAAGATTAACCTAAAAGTCGATTATTTTTTTGTCGATAGCGATAAGTCCGCTTGCAGTTGTTTAAAGAAAGTTTTAATAGATAAAGGCTATGGGAGTTTAATTGATAAATCGATATTCATTAATCAAGCGACCTTCGATTCTCAGACTTGTAGCATTATCGAATTTGTAAGTAAAAAAAGTATTCGAGCTAAGAGGGCTATTTTTCTGCTTGATCAATATGGCTATTCTGACGTACCAACCAATCATATAAGAAAAATACTCCGTTCACTTCCTGGTGCGGAAGTCATCTTTAATTTTAACGTTGATGCATTTTTAACCTATGCAAGTGACAAGGCTTTAACACAAAATTTGCTCGATAAAATCGGAATTCCAAATGCGCTTCGCGGGCGTTCAATAAATGATATCAAACAATCAGAAAAAGACTGGCGGCTTTTTATTCAAAGTTGCCTCTATCCAGAGCTTGTCAAAAATTGTGGCGCACGCTATTTCACGCCTTTTTTTATTCGATCATCAAATGGACATGGCGATTATTGGCTAGTGCATTTATCGCAGCATCATCGAGCCCGGGACGTGATGACGCAAATCCATTGGCAAAAGAATAATTACTTTATCCACTATGGAGATCCAGGCTTAGATATGTTTCAAATGCTGGGTTACTTACCGGAAAGGGATAGCACTTATACTGGCCAAATGGAGCTTGGTTTTTGTTTTGATGATCCAGCTCAAGAGGCCAGTATTGATGCTTTATCACATGAAATTCCTCATCTTGTATATGCACGAGATGAGGGGATTTCATTTGGTGAGCTTTTTGCTACGACCTGTAATTATTCTCCTGCTTCGGCAGAAATTTATAGAGGAGCAATAGGCCACTTAATCGAGCTGAAAGAAGTGGAAGTTATCTCCCAAAACGGTGCTCGAAGAAAATCGCCTAATACCATCCATGATAAAGATCAAATCATTGCACCTAGGCAGAGATTGATATTCGAGTTTTCAGACTGA
- a CDS encoding site-specific DNA-methyltransferase: MPWYPDKHPCDKPLDLMHHIIEASSRPGDTVLDTFAGSGSTAIACRELGREFVGCEMVEVEFEGAVKRLNDQSENSNINLCLGAMI; this comes from the coding sequence GTGCCATGGTATCCGGACAAACATCCCTGCGATAAACCGCTGGATCTGATGCACCATATTATCGAGGCCAGTTCCAGGCCCGGCGATACGGTGCTGGACACCTTCGCCGGCAGCGGCTCGACGGCGATCGCTTGCCGGGAGTTGGGGCGGGAATTTGTGGGGTGTGAGATGGTGGAAGTGGAGTTTGAAGGAGCAGTTAAGCGATTAAATGATCAGTCTGAAAACTCGAATATCAATCTCTGCCTAGGTGCAATGATTTGA
- the cydP gene encoding cytochrome oxidase putative small subunit CydP — MSKKRDESFLGFIKTPMTFRSAYSREITIALLVKFILLGALWWFLFAGNKQTMNEQVVAGKIFGAQQPVIPAQINQEKP; from the coding sequence ATGAGCAAGAAACGCGATGAATCATTTTTAGGGTTCATTAAAACACCAATGACTTTCCGTTCTGCGTATAGCCGGGAAATAACCATCGCTTTGTTGGTTAAGTTTATCCTGCTCGGCGCGCTATGGTGGTTTCTATTTGCTGGAAATAAACAAACGATGAATGAGCAGGTCGTCGCCGGAAAAATTTTCGGTGCACAGCAACCGGTCATTCCAGCGCAAATCAATCAGGAGAAGCCTTAA
- a CDS encoding cytochrome ubiquinol oxidase subunit I, with translation MITDEVVELSRLQFALTALYHFLFVPLTLGLSFLLAIMESVYVMTDKPIYKDMTRFWGKLFGINFAMGVTTGLTLEFQFGTNWAYYSHYVGDIFGVPLAIEGMMAFFLESTFVGLFFFGWERLSKEQHLLTTWLLALGTSLSALWILIANGWMQHPVGAEFNYETMRMELTSFADLFFNPIAQVKFVHTVAAGYVTGSMFVLGISAWYLLQGRDVAFARRSFRIAAGFGLASVLSVIVLGDESGYTVGEVQKVKLAAIEAEWETEPPPASFTLFGFPDEEAMRTDYAVKFPWVMGMIATRSIDEPVHGLKDILNNNRERIKSGMIAYENLQLIRQDKTNAPAKALFEAHKANLGYGLLLKRYAPNVTDATVEQIEAATRHSVPRVAPIFWSFRGMVLCGVAMLFIFAAAFYFNAKRSAHSKRWLLRLAFYGIPLPWLASELGWVVAEYGRQPWTIAEILPTHLSSSSLSVDQLYLSLAGFGLFYTVLLVIELILMIKYVRLGPSSLHTGRYHFEREEISHV, from the coding sequence ATGATTACCGATGAAGTCGTCGAGTTGTCGCGGCTGCAATTCGCCCTAACCGCGCTGTATCATTTTTTATTTGTGCCTCTAACCCTGGGGCTATCGTTTTTGCTCGCGATCATGGAATCGGTCTATGTGATGACCGACAAGCCGATTTACAAGGACATGACGCGCTTCTGGGGCAAGCTGTTCGGTATCAATTTCGCGATGGGCGTAACGACCGGCCTGACGCTGGAGTTTCAATTCGGCACCAACTGGGCCTATTACTCGCATTATGTCGGCGATATTTTCGGCGTACCGCTGGCAATTGAAGGCATGATGGCGTTCTTTCTCGAATCGACTTTCGTTGGCCTGTTCTTTTTCGGCTGGGAGCGCCTTAGCAAGGAGCAGCATCTGCTGACGACTTGGCTGCTGGCGCTCGGCACCAGCCTGTCGGCGTTGTGGATTTTGATCGCGAACGGCTGGATGCAGCATCCGGTCGGCGCCGAATTCAACTACGAGACGATGCGGATGGAACTAACCAGTTTCGCCGATCTGTTTTTCAATCCGATTGCGCAGGTCAAGTTCGTGCATACGGTCGCGGCCGGCTATGTGACCGGCTCTATGTTCGTGCTCGGGATCAGCGCCTGGTATCTGTTGCAAGGCCGCGATGTGGCCTTTGCCAGGCGCTCTTTCCGGATTGCGGCCGGTTTCGGCCTGGCTTCGGTGCTGTCGGTGATCGTGCTCGGCGATGAAAGCGGCTATACCGTCGGCGAGGTGCAAAAGGTCAAGCTGGCCGCGATCGAAGCCGAATGGGAAACCGAGCCGCCACCGGCGTCGTTCACTCTATTCGGCTTTCCGGACGAAGAAGCGATGCGCACCGATTATGCGGTCAAATTTCCGTGGGTGATGGGCATGATAGCGACGCGCTCGATCGATGAGCCGGTGCACGGACTGAAGGATATCCTGAACAACAACCGGGAAAGGATCAAAAGCGGCATGATCGCTTACGAAAATCTGCAACTGATTCGCCAGGACAAGACCAATGCGCCTGCGAAAGCGCTTTTCGAGGCGCATAAGGCCAATCTGGGTTACGGCCTGCTGCTGAAGCGCTATGCACCGAACGTAACCGATGCGACAGTAGAACAGATCGAGGCCGCGACCCGCCATTCGGTGCCGAGAGTCGCGCCGATCTTCTGGAGTTTCCGCGGCATGGTGCTGTGCGGCGTGGCTATGCTGTTCATCTTTGCGGCGGCGTTTTATTTCAACGCCAAGCGCAGCGCGCACAGCAAGCGCTGGCTCTTGCGTCTGGCCTTTTACGGCATTCCGCTGCCGTGGCTCGCTTCCGAACTGGGCTGGGTGGTTGCCGAATACGGCCGGCAGCCCTGGACCATCGCCGAGATTTTGCCGACCCATTTGAGCAGTTCCAGCCTCAGCGTCGATCAACTGTATCTGAGCCTGGCGGGTTTCGGTCTTTTTTATACGGTGCTGCTGGTGATCGAGCTGATTTTGATGATCAAGTATGTGCGCCTGGGACCGAGCAGCCTGCATACCGGACGCTATCATTTTGAACGCGAGGAGATCAGCCATGTTTGA
- the cydB gene encoding cytochrome d ubiquinol oxidase subunit II: MFDFETLRIIWWAILVFLVCGFAVLDGADFGIGILLPFLGKSDDERRVLLNTVGPTWEGSQTWLVTLGGISFGAWSLVYASFFSGLYTGLLVLLFALFLRPAGFDYRSKIADPRWRSAWDWALFVGGLVPATVLSLAAGNLIMGLPFQLDGDLRSLYSGGFWDLFQPFALLCAVTGVVLFTLHGAVLLHWRTEGELAKRALRVIRWSSPAFAIGFVLAGIWVGLGVDGYKIVSSVDPAAVTNPLAKTVDKAPGLWLDNYRHYPALMLAPLIALIGAWLAVKLSAGRHHGTAFLVSSLIVIAAVVTAGGSMFPFMMPSSTHPSSSLTVWNASASQYTLQLLFAATVVLMPVVLAYTIWVYKVLRGKVTVEQIRSNEHTLY, from the coding sequence ATGTTTGATTTTGAAACTCTGCGAATCATCTGGTGGGCGATCCTGGTCTTTCTTGTGTGCGGTTTTGCGGTGCTGGACGGCGCCGATTTCGGCATCGGCATCCTGCTGCCGTTTTTGGGCAAGAGCGATGACGAGCGCCGGGTCCTGCTGAATACGGTCGGGCCAACCTGGGAAGGCAGCCAGACCTGGCTGGTCACGCTCGGCGGCATCAGCTTCGGCGCCTGGTCACTGGTCTATGCGTCGTTTTTCTCCGGACTTTATACCGGCCTCTTGGTACTGTTGTTCGCGTTGTTCCTGCGTCCGGCCGGCTTCGATTACCGCAGCAAGATCGCCGATCCGCGCTGGCGCAGCGCCTGGGACTGGGCTTTGTTTGTCGGCGGCTTGGTGCCGGCGACCGTCTTGAGTCTCGCGGCCGGCAATTTGATCATGGGCCTGCCGTTTCAGCTGGACGGCGATCTTCGCTCCCTTTATTCAGGCGGTTTTTGGGATTTATTTCAGCCGTTCGCGCTGCTTTGCGCAGTGACCGGCGTCGTGCTGTTTACCTTGCATGGCGCGGTGCTTTTGCATTGGCGTACCGAAGGCGAATTGGCAAAGCGCGCCCTCAGGGTCATTCGCTGGAGCAGCCCGGCATTCGCGATCGGTTTTGTACTGGCCGGCATTTGGGTCGGTCTGGGCGTGGACGGCTACAAAATCGTATCCAGCGTCGACCCTGCCGCCGTTACCAATCCATTGGCGAAAACGGTCGACAAGGCACCGGGTTTGTGGCTGGATAATTACCGGCACTATCCGGCATTGATGCTTGCCCCGCTTATCGCGCTGATCGGTGCGTGGCTGGCCGTCAAATTGAGTGCCGGGCGTCATCACGGGACGGCTTTCCTCGTCAGCAGCCTGATCGTGATCGCCGCGGTCGTGACCGCGGGCGGCTCAATGTTTCCGTTCATGATGCCGTCGAGTACGCATCCGAGCAGCAGCTTGACCGTCTGGAACGCGAGCGCGAGCCAGTACACGCTTCAATTATTGTTCGCTGCCACGGTGGTGCTGATGCCGGTCGTCTTGGCTTATACGATATGGGTTTACAAGGTGCTGCGCGGCAAGGTGACGGTCGAGCAGATTCGCAGCAATGAACATACACTGTATTAA